A single genomic interval of Deltaproteobacteria bacterium harbors:
- a CDS encoding nucleoside deaminase yields the protein MLAEDIAFMDEALREAQAAAAEGEVPVGAVVVHQGRVIARGRNRKEQLPDPTAHAELLAVREAAKVLGAWRLSGATLYVTLEPCAMCAGAIVQARVARVVFGCRDPKAGATGSLMNLVQDARLNHRVELCEGVQGEQASRVLKEFFRAKRGRVDGSGELAELVEGA from the coding sequence GTGCTCGCCGAAGACATCGCCTTCATGGACGAAGCCTTGCGCGAGGCGCAGGCCGCGGCCGCCGAGGGCGAGGTCCCGGTGGGCGCGGTGGTGGTGCACCAGGGGCGGGTGATCGCCCGGGGCCGCAACCGCAAGGAGCAGCTCCCCGATCCCACCGCCCACGCGGAGCTCCTCGCCGTGCGCGAGGCCGCGAAGGTGCTGGGCGCCTGGCGGCTCTCGGGGGCCACGCTCTACGTGACCCTGGAGCCCTGCGCGATGTGCGCGGGGGCCATCGTGCAGGCCCGGGTGGCGCGGGTGGTGTTCGGCTGCCGCGACCCCAAGGCGGGCGCCACCGGCAGCCTGATGAACCTGGTGCAGGACGCCCGGCTCAACCACCGCGTGGAGCTTTGCGAGGGGGTGCAGGGCGAGCAGGCGAGCAGGGTGTTGAAGGAGTTCTTCCGCGCCAAGCGCGGGAGGGTAGATGGGTCTGGAGAGTTGGCCGAGCTGGTCGAAGGCGCCTGA